One genomic region from Streptomyces sp. NBC_01431 encodes:
- a CDS encoding DUF461 domain-containing protein: MSRSLRRGALAASAIAFSLLSLSACAAGNKAQTLGVKADNAYVTVGDIKVQNATVVTQPKADAEGPAVVTATLFNNGADPQTLDSVQVGATAVKLSPAKGSGAVTIAGHSSIMLGGKDNASAVIANGREAAKNGDAQKVTFQFSKTGAVSVDAFVVPATSYFAGVGPSELPKPKETPSGLPTGSASGSPTGSASPNTPAAGSSGKPAGSGSPSHTATGH, encoded by the coding sequence GTGAGCCGCAGCCTTCGACGCGGCGCCCTCGCCGCTTCTGCCATCGCGTTCTCGCTCCTCTCCCTCTCCGCCTGCGCGGCGGGCAACAAAGCCCAGACGCTCGGGGTGAAGGCCGACAACGCCTACGTCACCGTCGGCGACATCAAGGTCCAGAACGCGACGGTCGTCACCCAGCCGAAGGCCGACGCCGAGGGCCCGGCCGTCGTCACGGCGACGCTGTTCAACAACGGCGCCGACCCGCAGACCCTCGACTCCGTCCAGGTCGGCGCCACCGCCGTGAAGCTCTCCCCCGCCAAGGGCTCGGGAGCGGTCACCATCGCGGGGCACAGCTCCATCATGCTCGGCGGCAAGGACAACGCCTCCGCCGTCATCGCCAACGGCCGCGAGGCCGCCAAGAACGGTGACGCCCAGAAGGTCACCTTCCAGTTCAGCAAGACCGGCGCGGTGAGCGTGGACGCCTTCGTGGTCCCCGCCACCAGCTACTTCGCGGGCGTCGGCCCCAGCGAGCTCCCGAAGCCCAAGGAGACCCCCTCGGGCCTGCCGACCGGCTCCGCCTCGGGCTCCCCGACCGGCTCCGCCTCGCCGAACACCCCGGCCGCCGGCTCCAGCGGCAAGCCCGCGGGCTCCGGCTCGCCGTCGCACACGGCCACCGGCCACTGA
- a CDS encoding CarD family transcriptional regulator — translation MTFKVGDTVVYPHHGAALIEAIETRQIKGVDKTYLVLKVAQGDLTVRVPADNAEFVGVRDVVGQDGLDRVFEVLRAPYAEEPTNWSRRYKANLEKLASGDVIKVAEVVRDLWRRERERGLSAGEKRMLAKARQILVSELALAENTNEDKAEALLDEVLAS, via the coding sequence ATGACGTTCAAGGTTGGCGACACCGTGGTCTATCCCCATCACGGGGCCGCGCTGATCGAGGCTATCGAAACTCGCCAGATCAAAGGCGTGGACAAGACCTACTTGGTGCTCAAGGTCGCCCAGGGCGACTTGACAGTGCGCGTACCGGCGGACAATGCGGAGTTCGTAGGCGTACGCGATGTGGTCGGGCAGGACGGGCTGGACCGGGTCTTCGAGGTGCTGCGCGCGCCGTATGCCGAAGAGCCCACGAACTGGTCCCGTCGCTACAAGGCAAATCTCGAGAAGCTCGCCTCCGGCGATGTCATCAAGGTCGCCGAAGTGGTGCGTGACCTGTGGCGTCGTGAGCGCGAGCGCGGACTGTCCGCAGGTGAGAAGCGCATGCTCGCCAAGGCGCGCCAGATCCTGGTGAGCGAGCTGGCCCTCGCGGAGAACACCAACGAAGACAAGGCCGAGGCCCTCCTCGACGAGGTTCTCGCGTCCTGA